The Amphiura filiformis chromosome 6, Afil_fr2py, whole genome shotgun sequence genome segment TATACAAATGTAAAATATTGATTTAAACAATGATagaatatgaaaataaatatgaCCCTAGAGTAGAAATTGTTCACAGCGTGACAATTGTCCacatacactgtgtgatgaatgcCAGCGTATGCGTAACATGGAAGTATATTTTTCTGTGATCTGTTTCTAAAATAtttaggtgttttgggaaacaaataAGAGTAACTCCAGCAATCGGTAAACATCTCCCATGGAACAAGTTTGCTTGGCATGTGGTCAAGACAAATAAACATATAGGTGTAAACCTGTCTCCTTTAAGAGTCTCTAAAATTTTTCCCTTGACAACAAAatcttttaattttgatttgcatGAATTTAAAGAATAAAGTAAGAAACTCACCAGGATTAAGTCCAGTGATAACATTCTTTCTTTTCCTGGATTCTTTATCTACTTCCTCATGTTCAGTTCCAGCCTCAGGTGACAATGAGTTATCCAAGATTTGCACCCCAGACATGTCTTCAGGTACCACAAGTGCTCCATCATAGTATACTACATCCACATCTTGTATCTCATTCTGCACTGCACCCACCTGTATCAGGTAAATGATATGACAAGATAGTTAGTTATGAGGGCTCACACTGAACTGCTATAAACTTGCACATGAATTCAGGTTGAActataattgaccttttcggtaaatcccacaattccttgcggttagatgttgtcatttgacgccACGCCAACTTGTAATGAGCATTAATGATGTTCACTGAATGATGTGCACATCGGTGAGGCAAGATCTCGGGTCTTACCGCAAGgagttatgggatttaccaaaaaaaggtcaatcaaaatactTAATTATCAATCACCCGATACCATTCAGTACACAGAGATGCTTGTGTAGCGTGTACAATGCAATGACCATGTGCTATGGGATAAGCATCACTGCTTAAGAACTGCCCAATCACTTATCTTCAAATACGGCCGTCGCTAGGCTAGGTCAAGGGTAGGCTGCGACCTTGTTATTCCACAAAAAAGTGTGTTTGACGCAGAGTACCGTCTCAGTAGGTATGCACACTCTTGATCGAGAATTCAACATTTTGATTATAGTTGCTATGATTCATAACTTGCCTAACAGCATTTCAAACAGCTTGAATGATATTTTGGCTATGATTATTCAAGTTGGTTTACACAATGAGTAAGATTTTACTTCAGACTTTACAAGGCTCATCTTTACAACTACATATTTGAGCAAGATTAGTTGTATTTCTGCATTTAAAGCTCTCCATTGATTGCCAATGGGCAAGTCCCCAATTGCACCTGGGGTATGCCACCTACCAATACACAAATAGAATTTGAAAGGCCCAATGTGCTAAAACTCCAATTTGTTTTTGTCTCTGGGGTTAGCACTAGTACATGTAATAGGTCCAGGGTTGTAGCTATGCTGGTGGGCGCCGGCCATGGcaagaaaacaatgttttttaacaaatgatttttttcatcGTGGGTGATACCCCAACAACCTATTCCACAATCACTCATATTCACTAGAAAGATTGTGCTCCGAGACTgtgctctaattcatgaattaaaTAGTAaaatgtgacgtgccatgtcaaaaggacaCACTTttaggcaggttatcaattttgaggttttttaaaaatatagagatattttgctccacaacaccgttttccccaatgaaatcggacattcctaagcgaagatattgagttcgtaagttatggtattacaaaattggaaattgagatattggcctttaaaaatattattgacaatgttgagaataggaattaccttgaaaaatgtctcaaaaatacaagatgccagttatattccagtctgaaaatatcagacaatattttaaacattaataacatcacaaattcacgacgaacccaaaaaatcaccccgtggcagatttttggctatttctccattttcgatcctgcccaaaaagtgtctccttttgagaTGGCACGTCACAAATTAGCTAGCACTTAGGAGAGTGCCAAATTGACTAATTCAGCATAGATTCTGCGCTCCCTTTGCGTGCATTTCAACATGACTATAACCATTATGATGTATCGTTTCCCCCGGGCCACAATCTCTTGCTTCATCAATGTTTAATAAAAAAACCATAAAACCACCTGACAGACGactctacttgaaaggtctgccagcccatagaacaggtttttttttcgcCTTACTGACCTGTTTCCTGAAAGCACACTTCTTCAGATGCTCCCTGAGTGTAACTCTCTGCTTGTAGGCTGACCCACACCATATGCAAATATGATTGCGATTGTGTTTATGTGTCTGTAGATGGGATACCAAAGCATCTCGTCTGCGAGCTCGATACGAGCATAATGGACACCTGTGTGGGCGCTCATCTGAGTGTGTTTTGACGTGACGGGTAAGATTTCCACGTTGTGAGAATGCAAATCCGCAGATGTGACATTTGTGAGGTCGGTCCCCTGGAAGAAATGGAGAGAGAGCACCTGAAAATAAAATGCAATACTACTGATGTCTAGGTGACCAGATAAAATGAGTCATAGCACTTAGCAGGAATAGTTCTAGCCATGCATGCTATGAGTAGCAAAATGAATAAGAAGAGCCAAAGTACAAAAAGTTAGTTCTACGAAAATGTTTTGCCATATTTTTCAATAAAAGCTGTGGATAAaatactttttgtttgtttgaatatGTTTTACTTGCCTATGTTGAGGTAATCACTTTCATGTATTGGTTTATTTATCTAGATTGTTACATCCAGCAAAAGGAGTATAAAATCATGGCATAAACTCAGTCATGGGACCAACCTGTGAAGTTTCACTGGGtctctttcatttccaccaattAACAAACACATCAAGTCTAACTACGTAGAAATTTTCGGCTTCCAACCTCTTTTTTACAAAATCCAAGAGTCAAGGGTGCCCAAAGTAGTAAGATTACCTTAATTATATTCACAAAATACCCATCTCTGCTTCAGAATGAccataagaaaataatattttgaaaatgggaATTCTTTTGTCGGAAATATTATTCAACATAGTACAGCATTTAGTATTTAATGTTTAAATACCAAGCCTTATCATTCCCCTTTCATAAAAACTTGTGCTCAATATGATATTTGATTGAATATGTATTGGAAAACTAATGGAAAATAGTACCACTGTTACTTTTTAGCAAACCTGACTCGCTATGTTTTCAGAACAGCACATTCTATTAGTTCAAAGTAAAATATCCATGTACTAACTACATGCCCCCAACTGCTTATCACATTTTTGTGTGACTTACTGATTTTCCCAGAAAAAGTGAAAGTGAGATGTTGCTCAATCCCGGGACCAAATATCCCAACTTATATCTAACACAAGCTAAGTATCATCTCCAATGTACTGTGTGGCTGAATTGCTGTTGTGTGCAACAATACTGCATATGTGTGACTAAGGCTTCTCGGCAGATGCAAATTCATCATAAGATTAAGACAGCTATTGAGATTCTGCAGATTTACATGGATTTATGAGCATCTGCTGTAAACCTCCATGTTCAGTGTTAGGTGGTTGCAGTCATAACCTTGTGgttttacacacattttgcaaaaaaatatggtttttaaatattttttttagtaaaaaaaactaTGTGCTACACAGAATTATttctttttagaatttttttttagcccagtttttcttttttttgctgGTAGGCATCCATATAAAAGCCTGTAAATATGGCTTTTTGGCCTAAAAATTCATCAAGACTGCTGAAAATCTGATAACATTCTAAACATTTCCTTTCACACAAAAATTGATGATCGCTATTTTTATTAGTGAAAATCAGTGGCATCAGAAAAAGGTAAAAACATTCCATTCAGACTTACCCACATGCATACGCATATGCTGATGAAGTAAGTGAGCACTGTTGCTAGTAAAATCACACTGATTACAAGTAAATAACGGCAAATTGCTCAAACCAAGGGACACCTCCCCTCTATCGCCATTGGTAAGTTCCACACTATTGGTAGGAGAGCTAGGCTGTTCCCTGCTATTCTCCCTCAACCTGGCATCATCCACTTCTCTGCTAGGGGAGGTACATTTTGATGGATGAGTATCATCAGTTGACACATCTTCCATCCTCAAGTCTATTCCCTTATCTCCGCTGTTGTCACTTTGTTCCATGGTGTGTGAGTCAGGCGGAGTTGGAGGTGTAGCATGTTCTGGTTTGGGACTGTACTTGTGGTCTCCATTATGAATCTTCTCCACAACGACAGATGCATTGCTGTACTGGCTGTCACTGTCCATAGTCCAGAAGTCTTGTGGATGAGAAAGGATTATACTCTGgaacaaaaaggaaaaaaaacccacacaatcACATTTTGCTTCATGTCAATTAATCGCATTATCAAACttatcaaaaaaaattgttgcttCAAAATGTACACTGCACCTTAGAGAACCAATACATTCATTATATCATCACTTAAAAAAAATGCTTGTATTTTATAACCATGGCTCAGCAGCAAATGATTCATCTTCTGTAGGGTCAAACAAATGATGTTTCTAACAAGGATTGAACCCACAACCTGACAAAATCATGATCTAAACCAATTAGTCAATCACAACCTAACTTTTATATTTATGCAATAATGATCTGCATATTTTTAATTTCTAATTTAAATTGGGTGAATCCTTCAGTTTTCCGACACTGTTCTTCCGTAAGGAAAAGGGCAGAATGTATGAACAGTCAAGTGTTACTCAGATTGGAACTGGCTATGAGGTCTTTGTCATCTGCTGCATCAGCCTCACAATTCAATTAATGCAGAAATGGAGAGAGCAGATGATTGTCAATGGTTTTCCCTCCACCAGGGATTGAACCAAGACCCAAGGGTGCTGTTGCACTTGGGAAAACCTTAGACACTGTGCCACACTCCTGTCTGACAAAATCACATCAGAACATTTTGAGTCAAGCTacataaaaaaaaggaaaaacagaAACACCAAAATACCATCACCAGCTAAAATTTTCTGATGTAAAATATAAGTTACATTCCACTTGTAGAAGTTCAATCTGAAAAGAGACTAATTCAATAACGAATAGAGACTTACAATCCAAGGCTTGTTAGTACACAGCAAATGTGACTCCTGTGGTAATTCCCTTGTACACTTGTAAGCATTGAGAGCTTCTGTAATCCTTCGACAAATCCCTTCAATGAACTACAAGCCTCTGGCGGGATGCAACCAAATTTTATACAAAACTGCTACTACATCATCGCACAATGCACATGTTTTTGAATTAACCCTTAACGAGTGGTTATGTGCCAAATTCGGCAGGTTTGACATTGCCCACACTGATGTAATGATATCACATTTTGTGCTAAAAATCGACATAATATGATAAGCTAGCCTTCATTTCACAGACTGCATCCAAATAACTGCATGTATATCACATTCTTATGCTAGTGGTTCTTCTGCCAACATGTTCTTTGTAAGTTTAGTCGGCAAGGAGTTAATCACCACACAGCCCTGGGAATACCAAGATTATTTTCTCCAGGAAAGACCATGCCAAGAAACATCCCCTCTCTCCCACCTTAAACGACTGTGACATGCAGGAAGGAGTTTAAATCTCCAGGAAAACTCCTTAAATCCACAGGAAATTTAACCAATTTGTCACATTTTCCCCTTTGCTTTTCCCTAAGCGAATACCTGGACACATATCAATTTGTGCACTACTCCAAAAATACACACTCCAGGTAAATGAACACATGTTTACAGGGGATCTTGCACTTTGTGCAACCTATTTTTACACAATTAACTTTTCCCTATTAAGTTATTACTATAGAGTTTCTTTCACTTGCACTTTTGGCTGGTTTACAGAGATTCGTACAGGCAAGCAGCAAATCTGATAGTGGTTACTATTTGGTACCTATATTTCCAGTTAGGAAGCTTGTTCAAATCTGTATCAATCTCCACAGGAATGTATataatcatacatgaattagATGTAATGTACAGATACAGAAAACCTAATGAGTGATTGAAACTTTATTTGGATACAAGATTATCTTATTAAGTGCAAAAGTTTCTTGATGTTCTGAACCTGATCAGATGTTGTCTGTTTTAGTAATAATCGGAGAGAAAAACAACAAAATCGGTCTTCATAATTTAAAACACATTCTGTTGTAGCTCAGATGCTTTTCATTACAGCATTGTGTAAGTGCTTGTCCCCATTAAGTGCATGGAAATTATAAGAAGGAATGGTATTCAAATATAGAGGGCTTAAAACCAGGACCGTAAATGTCCACATTTACAAGGGCCCCTCCCTTGTAAATGTGGACAGAGTGCCccactgacaaaaatgaaagagaaaattgggaaGGTAAAGGAAATGAAAAGGGGCACGAATCccactttccaccaaaattcactccgatcaggggccaaaatagtgtaaaatacaacattgtcccaataaagcctgtTTTACCATGATCATGggccaaattgtgtaaaatacaaaaaatctgcACGCTACATGGCAACATTACCCCAATAAAACCTTTTTTGAAAGCTCGAAAGACTACACTGTACAATCTCTCTAAAAAAACAGACTATATCCCATTAATAATACCGAGTCAAAATAATGCAATCAggatttttttgtctttgcccccgaatttttaatttttcccactaaccaagaaagctggctatatGCCCCTGTCCATGCTACAAGTAAACTTCTCATCTATTAGTTACTTGGCATCCTATTAGTTACTTGGCATCAGTGTCTTTTTGAGGTTTGGTTTGGCCATCATTTTTTAATTGTCCATCAGAATTTGATTTTACATTATAATATTAACCAGGCTTTAGAGGTTCAAAGAGTTCACAAATGTGTGGTGCTATGGCATTCATTTATGAATTTG includes the following:
- the LOC140155128 gene encoding uncharacterized protein isoform X1, which translates into the protein MADFTQSIILSHPQDFWTMDSDSQYSNASVVVEKIHNGDHKYSPKPEHATPPTPPDSHTMEQSDNSGDKGIDLRMEDVSTDDTHPSKCTSPSREVDDARLRENSREQPSSPTNSVELTNGDRGEVSLGLSNLPLFTCNQCDFTSNSAHLLHQHMRMHVGALSPFLPGDRPHKCHICGFAFSQRGNLTRHVKTHSDERPHRCPLCSYRARRRDALVSHLQTHKHNRNHICIWCGSAYKQRVTLREHLKKCAFRKQVGAVQNEIQDVDVVYYDGALVVPEDMSGVQILDNSLSPEAGTEHEEVDKESRKRKNVITGLNPEGDQILKLSEEPEIVERTLADGVIENGIAEDTLDKSKDNQAEGDGLESTFTSVMQMYGHSTEDLSLSKQPRITEPTPLTPTITAVYSQAALETQSSAKSQLSPVDTGKDPEHSKQVYGRTIDLNRTRDFLNRSSTFLHTNSVRGGAHDAHEDMSDSTSTHSEQEPNHLPNQHKSPGSGKRPSKGYDHPESERSSMVSADSESSLARRDLKRSYNGEESSQLCAKCNGHGPPQTSSYKCDHCLIIFLDHVMYTIHMGCHGFRDPFECNICGQRCRDRYEFASHLARGKHL
- the LOC140155128 gene encoding uncharacterized protein isoform X2 produces the protein MADFTQSIILSHPQDFWTMDSDSQYSNASVVVEKIHNGDHKYSPKPEHATPPTPPDSHTMEQSDNSGDKGIDLRMEDVSTDDTHPSKCTSPSREVDDARLRENSREQPSSPTNSVELTNGDRGEVSLGLSNLPLFTCNQCDFTSNSAHLLHQHMRMHVGDRPHKCHICGFAFSQRGNLTRHVKTHSDERPHRCPLCSYRARRRDALVSHLQTHKHNRNHICIWCGSAYKQRVTLREHLKKCAFRKQVGAVQNEIQDVDVVYYDGALVVPEDMSGVQILDNSLSPEAGTEHEEVDKESRKRKNVITGLNPEGDQILKLSEEPEIVERTLADGVIENGIAEDTLDKSKDNQAEGDGLESTFTSVMQMYGHSTEDLSLSKQPRITEPTPLTPTITAVYSQAALETQSSAKSQLSPVDTGKDPEHSKQVYGRTIDLNRTRDFLNRSSTFLHTNSVRGGAHDAHEDMSDSTSTHSEQEPNHLPNQHKSPGSGKRPSKGYDHPESERSSMVSADSESSLARRDLKRSYNGEESSQLCAKCNGHGPPQTSSYKCDHCLIIFLDHVMYTIHMGCHGFRDPFECNICGQRCRDRYEFASHLARGKHL